A single Crateriforma conspicua DNA region contains:
- a CDS encoding helix-turn-helix domain-containing protein, whose amino-acid sequence MPKTTAPAGPATLAPFAVDRKEAARLICVSVRMLQELTHPNGPIRSKRVGAKHVYPIAELQRFLDVSTETAGE is encoded by the coding sequence ATGCCAAAAACCACTGCCCCTGCTGGTCCCGCCACACTGGCCCCATTTGCCGTTGATCGCAAAGAGGCCGCCCGACTGATCTGTGTGTCTGTCCGCATGCTGCAGGAATTGACCCATCCCAATGGGCCGATTCGGAGCAAGCGAGTCGGAGCCAAGCACGTCTACCCCATTGCGGAACTGCAAAGGTTCCTCGACGTGTCGACCGAAACCGCTGGCGAGTAG
- a CDS encoding SGNH/GDSL hydrolase family protein produces MSPEGKNLADPNDPQNARQVSPADYVANLRTIIGKLKKTGAALIWRDTTPVPQGAQGRIADDSVFYNQLAREVINEVGGIAVDPMHDYASEDPIAGQQRPANVHYTNEGSAKLAEHVAAAIREQL; encoded by the coding sequence ATGTCGCCCGAAGGCAAGAACCTGGCCGACCCCAACGATCCGCAAAACGCCCGTCAAGTCAGCCCGGCGGATTACGTCGCCAACCTGCGGACGATCATCGGCAAGCTGAAGAAGACCGGCGCCGCCCTGATTTGGCGTGACACCACGCCGGTGCCGCAAGGTGCCCAAGGTCGGATTGCCGACGATTCGGTGTTCTACAACCAGCTGGCTCGCGAAGTCATCAACGAAGTCGGCGGCATCGCGGTCGATCCCATGCACGACTACGCCAGCGAAGACCCGATCGCCGGCCAACAACGACCCGCCAACGTCCACTACACCAACGAAGGCAGCGCCAAGCTGGCCGAGCACGTCGCCGCCGCCATCCGCGAACAACTCTAA
- a CDS encoding ParB N-terminal domain-containing protein, with the protein MSDLQVHPIANIFPMMDAVSFEALKADIKSCEGVDEPGLLYEGKILDGRNRYKACQELGLQMRWQEVELADPDEADAFDPYQHVMTHNLHRRHLKQTQRAMIAAKLATLKQGQKASNDVLSIDDAAVMLNVSPKSVDRAKHVVANGSKPLIEAVEACDITVSMAEKLCKACDNKREQSRLVKEGKKAIKEWLEPPADEAGNGSGDDHDGSVQSQTDTPEAETVAAFKRTESRMMTMRMLVNELADHEVSVLRELLESRLADCGGGQG; encoded by the coding sequence ATGAGCGACCTACAAGTCCACCCGATCGCGAACATCTTTCCGATGATGGATGCGGTCAGCTTTGAAGCATTGAAGGCCGACATCAAGTCATGCGAAGGAGTCGATGAACCGGGTCTTCTGTACGAAGGCAAGATCCTTGACGGTCGCAACCGCTACAAAGCGTGCCAAGAGCTTGGTCTGCAAATGCGATGGCAGGAGGTCGAATTGGCCGACCCTGACGAAGCAGATGCGTTTGATCCTTATCAGCATGTGATGACGCACAACTTGCATCGTCGTCACTTGAAGCAAACGCAGCGAGCAATGATCGCGGCGAAGCTGGCGACGTTGAAGCAAGGCCAAAAAGCGTCAAATGACGTTTTATCGATTGATGATGCAGCGGTGATGCTGAACGTATCGCCGAAGTCCGTCGACCGAGCCAAGCACGTCGTGGCCAACGGCAGCAAACCACTGATCGAAGCCGTGGAAGCTTGCGACATCACCGTCAGCATGGCCGAGAAGCTTTGCAAGGCTTGTGATAACAAGCGTGAGCAATCGCGTCTGGTCAAAGAAGGAAAGAAGGCGATCAAGGAGTGGCTGGAACCGCCGGCCGACGAAGCAGGCAACGGTAGCGGCGACGACCACGACGGGTCTGTCCAAAGCCAAACGGACACACCGGAAGCGGAAACGGTTGCGGCGTTCAAGCGAACGGAATCCCGCATGATGACGATGCGGATGCTCGTGAACGAACTGGCCGACCACGAGGTGTCTGTACTGCGAGAGCTGTTGGAATCGCGGCTTGCTGATTGTGGAGGTGGCCAGGGATGA
- a CDS encoding tetratricopeptide repeat-containing sulfotransferase family protein, translating to MHVDLRPANEAIKQGKLREAYEICQQAISVDPANADAIGLLGIVAGRMGNHEMAARLMGDALTIRPSDNHFRRNYVTALVSLDRLPEARRCVDEGLAREPEHAGLLSLMGVVAGRDGDLDTAIEALEKAAKLQPNVPQIQYNLGELHRRRSDHQSAKAAWERCLALDPKHTDALNNLAGLCLADGDFLESLGHIQELLKLSPRSAQAFGNLSVAMHAAGDVRQAIVCLRNALTINRSQKDFRFRLVNLLISSAEFEEAEKELSDWRAMETSDARLLAITARMLERQGKLDEARQVFDSIADADRDSTPVMMTDAILCDAEGDKAGAVERLDQVVENNPDAMDQIGIRFLMAKCKDSLGQYEEAFEHASVGNELRRKGFGTPFQPESSVQVRDLTIDAYREAWKSHDPAAGCPSDRPVFIVGMPRSGTSITEQILGSHPDVFAAGELQLLSALVRETGRQSEPEDSTSVFRIVDHQKDGSKVPMIPADFSAETLREIGQQYVNQIEAMSSGEARITDKMPYNFLFVPLIKMALPNAKIIHTRRHPLDTCLSCFFQNFTGGSEFSFDLEDLAVYYKNYVHTMSAWRDDLGVEMLEVDYESLVSDPEPVVRQMLDYIGMPWDPNCLKSHESKRVVATASYQQVREPIYTKSVHRWKNYEKQLQPLRDELADLLGEPIG from the coding sequence ATGCATGTCGATCTACGCCCCGCCAATGAAGCGATCAAGCAAGGAAAATTGCGGGAAGCTTACGAGATCTGCCAGCAAGCGATTTCCGTCGACCCGGCAAACGCAGACGCGATTGGTTTACTTGGAATCGTCGCCGGGCGGATGGGCAATCACGAAATGGCGGCTCGATTGATGGGCGATGCGTTGACGATCCGTCCGAGCGACAACCACTTTCGCCGAAACTACGTCACGGCGTTGGTTTCACTGGACCGATTGCCCGAAGCCCGCCGTTGTGTCGACGAAGGTCTGGCGCGCGAGCCCGAGCACGCGGGTTTGCTGTCGCTGATGGGCGTGGTCGCGGGGCGAGACGGGGATTTGGATACCGCGATCGAGGCGTTGGAGAAAGCCGCAAAGCTGCAGCCGAACGTTCCGCAGATTCAATACAACTTGGGCGAACTGCATCGTCGCCGGTCGGATCACCAATCCGCAAAAGCCGCGTGGGAGCGTTGTTTGGCACTGGATCCAAAGCACACCGATGCGTTGAACAACCTCGCGGGACTGTGCCTGGCCGATGGTGACTTTTTGGAATCGCTTGGCCACATCCAAGAGTTGTTGAAGTTGTCGCCGCGGTCGGCCCAAGCTTTTGGAAACCTCTCGGTGGCCATGCACGCTGCGGGCGACGTCCGCCAAGCGATTGTTTGTTTACGGAATGCCCTAACCATCAACAGATCACAGAAAGATTTCAGATTTCGCCTCGTCAATTTGCTGATTTCAAGTGCCGAGTTCGAAGAAGCAGAGAAAGAACTTTCTGACTGGCGGGCCATGGAGACTAGTGACGCGCGACTCCTAGCCATCACCGCTCGTATGCTGGAGCGACAGGGCAAGCTTGATGAAGCCCGCCAAGTATTTGATTCCATCGCGGATGCCGATCGCGACTCGACCCCCGTCATGATGACCGATGCTATCTTATGTGATGCCGAAGGCGATAAGGCGGGAGCCGTCGAGCGATTGGACCAGGTGGTCGAAAACAATCCCGACGCGATGGATCAAATCGGAATCCGATTCTTGATGGCGAAATGCAAAGACAGCTTGGGTCAATACGAGGAAGCGTTTGAGCATGCTTCGGTCGGCAACGAATTACGACGCAAGGGCTTTGGCACCCCGTTCCAACCGGAGTCGAGTGTTCAGGTTCGCGACTTGACCATCGACGCGTATCGCGAGGCTTGGAAGTCACATGACCCTGCGGCCGGCTGTCCAAGCGATCGGCCGGTGTTCATTGTCGGCATGCCACGAAGCGGGACTTCGATCACCGAACAAATCCTGGGATCACACCCCGACGTTTTTGCCGCGGGTGAGTTGCAGCTTTTGTCGGCCTTGGTCCGAGAAACCGGTCGCCAGAGCGAACCGGAGGATTCGACCTCTGTCTTCCGCATTGTCGACCACCAAAAGGATGGATCCAAGGTGCCGATGATTCCGGCGGATTTTTCTGCGGAAACGCTGCGGGAAATCGGGCAGCAGTATGTGAATCAGATTGAGGCGATGAGTTCCGGTGAGGCAAGGATCACCGACAAGATGCCTTATAACTTTCTGTTCGTTCCGCTGATCAAAATGGCGTTGCCGAATGCGAAGATCATCCATACGCGTCGGCACCCGCTGGACACTTGTTTGTCGTGCTTCTTCCAAAACTTCACCGGCGGAAGTGAGTTTTCGTTCGACTTAGAAGACCTGGCGGTCTATTACAAAAACTATGTTCACACCATGTCCGCGTGGCGGGATGACCTGGGTGTCGAAATGCTTGAAGTCGACTATGAGTCGCTGGTGTCCGATCCGGAACCGGTCGTACGCCAGATGCTCGATTACATCGGCATGCCGTGGGATCCGAACTGTTTGAAATCTCACGAATCCAAGCGAGTCGTCGCAACCGCCAGTTACCAACAGGTCCGCGAACCGATCTACACCAAGTCGGTCCATCGTTGGAAAAACTATGAGAAGCAGTTGCAGCCCTTGCGGGATGAGCTTGCCGATCTGTTGGGTGAACCGATTGGTTGA